One Vicia villosa cultivar HV-30 ecotype Madison, WI linkage group LG5, Vvil1.0, whole genome shotgun sequence genomic window, GAGCCATTTTAAAAGTAAAATCACAAGAGAAAAAACAATGATCAATGTTTTAACTCTCGTATGTaacttaaaatatattatttaataaatcaaaGGTTAGAAAAATAGatatagttttaaaataaattgtaaagtttaagacatatcatttcaaaaaaaaaaagttaaacatTATATATGTAAAAATCCAGTGAATACATAAATCAAATGAATCGATTACACGGTTAAAGTTGAGTCTATGTAATTTTTTTAGGtggaattttatttatttgtttcacAAATTAAATACATCAAAAGGGAAATCTGAGAAAGGACACCACAATATCCATACAACCTAACAGATCACAAATGAACGTCTCAGATTCGTTTCCAGATAAAAACAAACGGCCCCAATTCATTTCCAGATAACCCTGTCTTTTAATTTcattcttatttaaaaaaaaaacccgaAACATTACATTTTCTTCTCaccaaaaaatcaaaacataataAGATATCAATGAATCTATCAACcgctttttctcttctttcttcctcTTCCATCCCTTCTTCAATACCCACATTCCAATTTCTCTAACCTTTTTCTCTGAAATCATCATTTTCAAGAAATGGCTATGGCTGTCACTGCTTCCAGTCTTGGATTTCACTTCACTGCTGCTACTGAAAAACCTGTTTTCTCTCTTCCTTTTTTGAAGGTATCTTCTAGGTTTAGTGATACCAAGCCACGTTACTTTCTTCATAAAACAAGGTAAACTAGTTCTAGATGTATTCATTGCTTACTTATTATGGATTatgttattgatttttttttatatgctGGTTTCGGGAAATTGAAATTGTTGTTGCCACAGAATTATTTGAAGTGgttagaattgattttggatgtgtagaattgattttgacataTTTGGTTGTTCtcgagtagaattgattttacttGAAGCTAGGATCCGTATAGAATTGATTTTACTTGAAGCTAGGATCCGTAGCTTTTGAGTCTAATAATTTAAAATGTTTATCCAGATTTGGTATTATTAGCATGTATCTTGTTGTGTCATCATGTCAAACACTTAGTGGACATGAGTTTGTTGTGACTAATTAAGATAGTAAGTAGATTAAGCTGAATGAGTGCTGAAAATATTTACTGCATTACTTATGTATGGAAGAATAGTAAACATTTGAAACTTGGAAAGTGAGTATTACTTTCAGCTAAAACTTCGCCACAATAATCGGTCCATTTCTGTGTGTTAATTGTATGCACTATGTACCCTTTTGTCAGATTGTTATCCTCTGGAACTACGATTATCCGTCGAGCCGCAGCACCTGTTACGGATGTGCAGGTATTCAGCGTGATCAACTTATTATGTGATTGTCATTATTTGTGTGTGAATGGCCAAAGCCAATAGTTCATTTCTATAATGCAAGTTTGTGGACTATGCTTGTTGATtggttaaaaaatttatttttgtatcTTTTCTATGGAGAACAGGATGGTAATCAAGGTGAGACTGATACCGTTCCGACCCCGATAGTTATAATTGACCAAGACTCTGATCCAAATGCAACTGTGGTAAAGATAACTTTTGGTGATCGGCTTGGAGCTCTCCTTGACACAGTATGCTATTCTTTTAGTATATTTGTGCCTGCTTATCTGTTGATTTTCTTAGacaataatattgttatattgtCAATATAGAATTTGTACGGTATGTAATTTCTCTTtgtatattattgttatcattagTTTATTGAGACATATTTGCCAGTGTACATTATGAACAAATAAAGTTAACTCTCAACAATGGTTTGCAGATGAGTGCACTAAAAAGCTTAGGCCTCAATGTTGTTAAGGCAAATGTCTTTCTGGATTCTTCTGgcaagcacaacaagttttccaTCACAAAAGCGTAAGTGTTACGTGTTTTTCGCTCTATGTATGTGATTGTTATGAGTATATGTTATCGCTCAATCATGTTATTGATTTtggtttattaataaataatgttaAATGACTGGTAATAATGAATATGTTGCTTTTTATGATTAGCAATCGTGAATGGAGACATGAGATTGAAAACAGACTTAAGGATTAATTAAAGCTAAAACATAGTAAAATTGGAACGAGAAAGCAACGGTAATTAATTGATGATTCAACAATTCATTGTGCTTTTGCTCCTAATAGCACATCCTTACAATATACAACTAAAGCAATCAGTTCATGAAAAGTTGGTTACTTTCTATGCTAATTTGGCtctgtttggataaacagcttAGTAAAGCACAACATATATCATAAGCAGCACTGATCATATAAGTGTTTGTGTATAGGCTATTTCGATaacaacaaataaataaagtCAGTGTTTTTATATAAGCTTTCGTTTTAAGCAACAAATATCTTGGATGAGGTTATAACTAGCTTCTTTAGTAATTCCTTGGATATGCTGGTGGAGCTTTTTGCAGTGATACTGGCAGAAAAGTCGAAGATCCAGAGTTGTTAGAAGCAATTCGTTTGACAATTATAAATAATCTGATTCAGTATCACCCGGTATGCTTTGCCAACTATCCTCCTTTCTCACTGGAGGGTGATTTGGTTATATGCCAACAAGCAGTTCTCACTTCTCTACTAATTAGCATTTTCAAAATGGTTGTCCAGGAATCAAGTTCTCAGTTAGCAATGGGAGCAGCTTTTGGGCTTCTACCTCCAAAAGAGCAGGTGATGAATGTCTATACTTttgaaaatgaatttaaaaaatagattgAAATATTTcggaaaaatatcaaaatattgattTCCGTGTTTCAAGAAATGCATTCTCTCTAGTTAGACTTTATCTTCTCTATATCACActtaaacaaaaaaattcttaACCAGTTGTCATTCAGGTTGATGTGGACATTGCAACTCGCATAAATATTTCTGAAGATGGTCCTAATCGAAGGTAATGCATTTGTTTGTTTCTTGCTTAACACTATAGATATTATGATTGAATGAGGAAATCACTGTGTTGAAGGTATGCCTATATAAGGTCTTAGAAGAATACTTATGAGTATACTTTTGGCTAATATACATATACTTATTTGTTTTCGATTTTGTAGTTTGTTCTATGTGGAGACAGCTGATCACCCTGGATTACTCGTCGAGCTTGTAAAAAGTATTACTGACATTGACATTGCTGTTGAATCTGGAGAATTCGACACTGAGGTATATATAgcattatacaaataaataaccaTTCTGAGTTCTGACCAGTCTgataaaaaaaactttgtttgaatCTAGGGGCTCTTGGCCAAGGCGAAGTTTCATGTTAGCTACAAGGGCAAAGCGATCAGCAAGCAGCTTCAGCAGGTAACTTCAGTCTTCTAATTTTGCCTTCTCAAACAAAAAGGTTTAATCTTCAACTAAGGCTTTTTTTGATAAAACCAAACCACTAGCTTATAGCAGATATCATATAGCGTATAAGCTCCTATGATTAAAGTAGACTTGTTTGGTAACTTTCTTCTCGCACAAGCTTAACACATTTTTCCACTAGAATATACTGGTTTTTGAGATGCTACTTGAGTAACATtagagtttattttttaaaacctaTAATTCTCTTCTCATTTTTATCTTCATTATCTTAATTGAAAATTTTCCAATTAATTGAAAATATGCTTATCTCCCATCCATTACTTTAATTGAAGATTGTTTCATAAACTCATATTGAAGTAGACAAGTGGGTCCTTATTGAGCATCTAGTGGCGCACTTTACATACTGTCAGCATAGATTCTCAAGTTTCTGAACTGATATAGATTCATATTTATCATCTTGCAGGTTCTTGCTAACAGTTTGAGATATTTCCTGAGGCGTCCGACAACCGAGGAATCCAGTTTTTGAAGGGCATCTCTTTCAATTTAAACAATTTGCATGACATTATATTTTCTTTTGAAGTGTAACCACCATCATGGGTTGGTGAATGCTTGCATTCATTATTCATTTGGAAGAGAAATGAAGAATAACTGGAATGCATTTACATCATTAAACTGAATTAACAAGGATATGATTGTAAAGTTACTTTTGCTAATTTCTTACATAAAATTATTTGCAACTTCAAATGCTTTTTATATTTGGTCATAGTATTcgtttcatataaaaaaatacagTATTCATGGTAAGGACTAAGGATCATGAATAAAGGTGTTGGAACATGTGCAAATTCTAAAatggagatgaatttgaaaagaaaaaaaaaaatctgtAAGTCTTACATGTGTAGAAAACTATGTGTCTTTGGGTGTTAAGTGAGAATAATGTAAGTCTCACATTATTTAGATTACAAACTTTAGTCAGCTTAGTTTATTACATAAGAAATGCACAATTTATTCACAagtgtttgaatttttttttaatttttatcacCACcgatttagtccggttcgggagtCAGTTCTGCCATCAAGTGGTTTCAGTCCTCTCCTGATCGTAGTTGCGTTGAACTGTAGTCCTCCCTATTAAGTTCAACGTCAATCACCATTGAACCAACTAATGATTGGTAATTCATGTTTTATTTTGGAACACATTAACACTTacttttgagtttttccttctcTATTCTCTTTATTCTCTGTTTTTGAATCGTTAAAActccaattttttattttttttctttctagtaGTTGAATTTTCTAAGTATTTATCTTCATTTGAGAAATTATTTGGAATGGTCAAACAACCGTTATTGAATTATCTTTaaagaattatttgaatttcttcttgtttCAGAAATTATTTAGAGTGATATTTGTATCATAGAGGGTGTATTTTTTGACCGATTATTTGTTGTGTAAGTAATAATTATACTTTTGTCGTCCTAAATTATAAGATGTTTTGGATATTTCACGTGAATTAAGAAACGTAATTACTGTTGCAcgggaaagagaaattttgtaTGGTTTTATGATATTGTCCTTCATTAATTACACATAaaagagaaaattaaataattgaaagaaaaaatagtaataattgaTATTGAGAAATATCATTAATGTTGCATTAAAATTGTAAAGTAATTTATAATTTTGGAcctttttttttgttacaaaatgACTTATAATTTCTTTAAGAGAGCGACTTAGTCTGCAATTGGAttcataatttcttcaatgacaattttatttttcaaaactgtaaaacaacaattttaagaTGTTTTGAACTGTCATGATTATCAAAGAAATT contains:
- the LOC131601110 gene encoding ACT domain-containing protein ACR11-like, which codes for MAMAVTASSLGFHFTAATEKPVFSLPFLKVSSRFSDTKPRYFLHKTRLLSSGTTIIRRAAAPVTDVQDGNQGETDTVPTPIVIIDQDSDPNATVVKITFGDRLGALLDTMSALKSLGLNVVKANVFLDSSGKHNKFSITKADTGRKVEDPELLEAIRLTIINNLIQYHPESSSQLAMGAAFGLLPPKEQVDVDIATRINISEDGPNRSLFYVETADHPGLLVELVKSITDIDIAVESGEFDTEGLLAKAKFHVSYKGKAISKQLQQVLANSLRYFLRRPTTEESSF